One stretch of Priestia megaterium DNA includes these proteins:
- a CDS encoding CoA transferase subunit A, with amino-acid sequence MTKVENSFQKITTVEQAIEYVDHAATLMIGGFGGVGSPPSLIDGLIESGKSNFTLICNDSGFPHIGAGKLVSQGRIQKLIASHIGSNPVAGTLMTEEKLKVEFSPQGTLAERIRAGGVGLGGVLIDVGIENDIIQCGKEKVEVDGKTFLVEKPLTADVAFVYAKKADPFGNLLYDKSARNTNPLMAMAGRITIAEVDEIVPLGDIDPENVMTSGVFVDYIVPSKGVNWKWVWE; translated from the coding sequence GTGACAAAGGTCGAAAACTCATTTCAAAAGATTACAACTGTGGAACAAGCGATTGAATACGTGGATCATGCTGCTACGCTGATGATAGGAGGGTTTGGAGGAGTAGGCAGTCCGCCTTCTCTCATTGATGGTCTTATTGAAAGCGGAAAATCAAATTTTACATTGATATGTAATGATTCAGGCTTTCCTCATATTGGTGCGGGGAAATTGGTAAGCCAAGGAAGAATTCAAAAGCTGATCGCTTCTCATATTGGATCGAACCCAGTGGCTGGAACGCTGATGACAGAAGAAAAGCTGAAAGTTGAGTTTTCTCCTCAAGGAACGCTTGCTGAACGGATTCGAGCGGGAGGAGTTGGACTCGGAGGAGTACTGATTGATGTAGGAATTGAAAATGACATTATTCAATGTGGAAAAGAAAAAGTGGAAGTAGACGGCAAGACGTTTTTAGTTGAAAAACCACTCACAGCCGATGTGGCTTTTGTATATGCAAAAAAAGCAGATCCGTTCGGCAACTTGCTTTATGATAAAAGCGCTCGAAACACTAATCCATTAATGGCTATGGCAGGTCGTATAACTATTGCTGAAGTGGATGAAATCGTTCCTCTTGGCGACATTGACCCAGAGAACGTGATGACGTCAGGTGTATTTGTGGATTATATTGTCCCTTCAAAAGGAGTGAATTGGAAATGGGTTTGGGAATAG
- a CDS encoding aspartate aminotransferase family protein, with product MNRTHVIKPLLDDDYPVISYGKGIYLYDQDGKRYIDASSGAVTASIGHGVKEIIDAMTDQAQKVAFVYRSQFTSDPTEALAKKLCELSSNHFQWSFFVNSGTEATETAMKTAIQHFQEQGKPTKTKILSRWMSYHGITIGALSMSGHVGRRKRFSSLLEDYPSVSPPYCYRCPFHQTYPSCNLACAHELETVIKRTGPEHIAAFITEPIVGAAGAALTPPPGYYEVIREICDKYDVLWIADEVMTGVGRTGVMFAYEHWGVKPDIMTLGKGVGAGYTPIAVTLASSKTIEPIMKGSKLIMSGHTLSANPLSSAVGIAVLTYIEKHDLVQEVALKGDYLVGKLKKLQLLYPIIGDIRGKGLLVGLELVQNPKTKEPFSSSENMTARVISKAQKNGLLLYPSQAGTDGVEGDGIIIAPPFTITHRQLDEAVDLLSKTLHEVQNEKQGNEVK from the coding sequence ATGAATAGGACCCATGTGATAAAGCCGCTGCTCGACGATGACTACCCAGTTATTTCATATGGAAAAGGAATTTATTTGTACGACCAAGATGGAAAAAGGTACATAGATGCTTCGTCGGGGGCAGTTACAGCAAGTATCGGACACGGAGTAAAAGAAATTATTGATGCGATGACCGATCAGGCACAGAAAGTTGCGTTTGTATATCGGTCGCAGTTTACAAGTGATCCGACAGAAGCATTAGCTAAGAAACTATGTGAATTAAGTAGCAATCATTTCCAGTGGAGCTTTTTTGTTAACAGCGGGACAGAAGCGACTGAAACGGCTATGAAAACGGCAATTCAGCATTTTCAAGAGCAAGGAAAGCCAACCAAAACAAAGATTTTGTCACGCTGGATGAGCTATCACGGTATTACAATAGGAGCTCTGTCTATGTCAGGGCACGTTGGAAGACGAAAACGCTTCTCGTCTTTGCTTGAAGATTACCCTTCGGTTTCACCTCCTTATTGCTATCGATGTCCGTTTCATCAAACCTATCCATCCTGTAATCTTGCTTGTGCTCACGAATTGGAAACAGTTATCAAACGAACCGGCCCTGAACATATTGCTGCTTTTATTACAGAGCCCATTGTAGGAGCAGCCGGAGCAGCGCTTACACCTCCCCCCGGCTATTATGAAGTGATAAGAGAAATTTGTGATAAATATGATGTGTTATGGATTGCGGATGAAGTCATGACTGGAGTTGGGCGTACAGGCGTGATGTTCGCGTATGAGCACTGGGGAGTTAAACCAGACATCATGACGCTTGGAAAAGGAGTGGGAGCAGGATATACACCAATAGCCGTTACGTTGGCTAGCAGCAAAACGATTGAACCTATCATGAAAGGATCCAAATTAATTATGAGCGGACATACGCTAAGCGCTAATCCGCTGTCATCCGCTGTAGGGATAGCTGTTTTAACCTATATTGAAAAGCATGATCTTGTTCAAGAAGTAGCGCTGAAAGGAGACTATTTAGTAGGGAAATTGAAGAAGCTTCAACTTCTTTACCCTATCATTGGTGATATACGCGGCAAAGGCTTACTAGTTGGTCTTGAGCTTGTGCAAAATCCAAAAACGAAGGAGCCTTTTTCATCCTCGGAAAATATGACGGCGCGCGTAATAAGTAAAGCCCAAAAAAATGGTCTTCTCCTTTATCCTTCGCAAGCAGGAACAGACGGAGTCGAAGGAGACGGTATTATTATTGCGCCGCCATTTACGATTACTCATCGTCAACTTGATGAAGCGGTCGATCTGCTTTCGAAAACATTACATGAAGTGCAAAATGAAAAACAGGGAAATGAGGTGAAATAA
- a CDS encoding dicarboxylate/amino acid:cation symporter, producing MKLSTKIIIALIAGAIVGVLINAFAPSAFAPLDKYLFTPLGQIFLSLIKMLVVPIVFFSITLGVAGLGNPKKLGRIGAKTVSYFLITTTIAIIIGLILAYAIKPGTFGSFDTKNASFEAEKAPPVGETFLNMIPVNPIQAMAEGNMLQLIVFSIFIGFGITMLGSKTKGLYNLLEQGNELMMYLVNLVMKFAPYGTFGLLATAVGSQGWQAIQAMGLYMIVVVLALFIHSIVTYGGSVALMARRNPIEFFKGFAPAMTVGFSTSSSNATLPISMNVAQKNLRVPESISSFVQPLGATINMDGTAIMQGVATIFIAQVYGVDLSLGALVTVVLTAVLASIGTAGVPGVGLIMLAMVLSSVGLPVAGIGLIIGIDRLLDMLRTSVNITGDAACAVIVAESEAKRIDKSVTQSA from the coding sequence ATGAAGCTATCGACAAAGATCATTATCGCGCTAATTGCTGGTGCTATTGTAGGAGTGTTGATTAATGCTTTTGCTCCAAGTGCTTTTGCTCCGCTGGACAAGTACTTGTTTACACCGCTTGGCCAAATCTTCTTAAGCTTAATTAAAATGCTTGTTGTACCAATTGTATTTTTCTCTATCACGTTAGGTGTAGCAGGTTTAGGAAATCCTAAAAAACTAGGAAGAATCGGGGCAAAAACAGTTTCCTACTTCCTAATTACAACAACCATTGCGATTATTATTGGTTTAATTTTAGCGTATGCAATTAAACCGGGTACGTTTGGATCTTTTGATACAAAAAACGCTTCTTTTGAAGCCGAAAAAGCACCGCCGGTTGGAGAGACATTTTTAAATATGATTCCAGTCAATCCAATTCAAGCGATGGCTGAAGGGAATATGCTTCAACTTATCGTTTTCTCTATCTTTATCGGTTTTGGTATTACGATGCTTGGAAGTAAAACAAAAGGACTTTACAATTTACTCGAGCAAGGTAATGAATTGATGATGTACCTTGTAAATCTAGTGATGAAGTTTGCTCCTTACGGAACATTTGGGCTTCTTGCAACAGCGGTTGGAAGTCAAGGCTGGCAGGCAATTCAAGCGATGGGGCTGTACATGATTGTAGTCGTGCTCGCACTGTTTATCCATTCGATCGTAACATATGGGGGATCAGTCGCTCTTATGGCCAGACGTAATCCTATTGAGTTTTTTAAAGGTTTTGCTCCTGCGATGACAGTTGGATTCAGTACATCAAGCAGTAATGCAACGCTTCCGATTTCAATGAATGTGGCTCAAAAAAATCTTCGTGTCCCGGAGTCCATCAGCAGTTTTGTTCAGCCGTTAGGTGCTACCATTAACATGGATGGAACGGCAATTATGCAAGGTGTAGCGACTATTTTTATTGCGCAAGTATACGGTGTTGACCTGTCGCTGGGTGCTCTTGTGACGGTTGTATTGACAGCGGTGCTTGCTAGTATTGGTACAGCAGGTGTGCCGGGAGTTGGTCTCATTATGCTAGCAATGGTATTGAGTTCGGTTGGTCTGCCTGTAGCAGGTATCGGATTGATTATCGGGATTGATCGCTTGCTTGATATGCTTCGTACATCTGTAAATATTACGGGAGACGCTGCGTGTGCCGTTATTGTGGCTGAGTCAGAAGCAAAGCGTATCGATAAATCTGTAACGCAATCAGCTTAA
- a CDS encoding NAD(P)/FAD-dependent oxidoreductase has protein sequence MNSNYDVIVVGAGPAGIFTCYELTLKLPEATILLIDKGHDIYRRNCPILQKKIEKCPPAVGKKEFAGCLPACSITNGFGGAGAYSDGKFNITSEFGGWMTDYLSESQVVDLIKYVDEINLKHGATDTITDPLTDKVREIEKRGYAAGLKLLRAQVRHLGTEQNLEILKSIYEYLKEKIDMQYKTEVADLITEKEDGQHIVRGIELKNGERITADKVVVSPGRDGSKWMSDLLKKRRLRMINNQVDIGVRVETSNVVMEEINKHLYEGKFIYNTSVGTRVRTFCSNPSGHVVVENHSGIMLANGHAYKDPKLGSKNTNFALLVSHKFSDPFDQPNEYAHEVSRLANMLSNGGLVVQKYGDILKGRRSTANRIKEGFLEPTLKEAVPGDLGLVLPYNTMKSLIEMTEALDHVTPGLASEHTLFYGVEAKFYSARPKLNDKFETEISGLYVGGDGAGITRGLAQASACGVWVARDIVEKLKNRKASSEPVTV, from the coding sequence ATGAACTCAAATTATGATGTTATTGTGGTAGGGGCAGGACCCGCTGGAATTTTTACTTGCTATGAGTTAACGTTAAAATTACCGGAAGCAACTATTTTATTAATCGATAAAGGACACGATATCTATCGACGTAATTGTCCGATTCTTCAGAAAAAAATTGAAAAATGTCCGCCTGCGGTTGGCAAAAAAGAGTTTGCCGGCTGTTTGCCTGCTTGTTCTATCACAAATGGTTTCGGTGGAGCCGGCGCATATTCAGACGGGAAATTTAATATCACCAGTGAATTTGGAGGCTGGATGACGGATTATCTGTCTGAATCACAGGTGGTAGATTTAATTAAATATGTGGATGAAATTAATTTAAAACACGGAGCAACCGATACGATTACGGATCCGTTAACTGATAAAGTTCGTGAAATTGAAAAACGCGGATACGCAGCAGGATTAAAGCTATTGCGTGCCCAGGTGCGTCATTTAGGAACAGAGCAAAATTTAGAAATTTTAAAAAGCATTTATGAATACTTAAAAGAAAAAATTGATATGCAGTATAAAACGGAAGTAGCCGATTTAATAACAGAAAAAGAAGATGGTCAGCATATCGTGCGCGGTATCGAATTGAAGAATGGTGAAAGAATTACGGCTGATAAAGTGGTTGTTTCACCAGGTCGAGACGGCTCGAAGTGGATGAGTGACTTACTAAAAAAACGCCGCTTAAGAATGATTAACAATCAAGTAGACATCGGCGTTCGAGTAGAAACATCCAACGTTGTTATGGAAGAAATCAACAAGCACTTGTACGAAGGGAAATTCATTTACAATACGTCTGTAGGTACAAGAGTCAGAACGTTCTGCAGCAATCCTTCAGGACATGTGGTAGTAGAGAATCATTCAGGTATTATGTTAGCAAATGGACACGCATACAAAGATCCGAAGCTTGGAAGTAAAAACACGAACTTTGCGCTGCTTGTTTCACATAAATTTTCGGATCCATTTGATCAGCCAAACGAATATGCGCACGAAGTATCAAGATTAGCTAATATGCTGTCAAACGGGGGCTTAGTGGTTCAAAAGTATGGAGATATTTTAAAGGGCCGTCGTTCAACAGCGAATCGAATTAAAGAAGGCTTTTTAGAACCAACGTTAAAAGAAGCTGTCCCTGGTGATTTGGGCTTAGTGCTTCCTTACAATACGATGAAAAGCTTAATTGAAATGACAGAAGCACTGGATCATGTAACGCCTGGTTTAGCATCTGAACATACGCTGTTTTACGGTGTGGAAGCGAAATTTTACTCAGCCCGTCCGAAGCTAAACGATAAGTTTGAAACTGAAATTTCCGGTTTATATGTGGGAGGAGACGGAGCTGGTATTACGCGAGGACTCGCGCAGGCAAGTGCGTGCGGTGTGTGGGTAGCACGTGACATTGTTGAAAAATTAAAGAATCGCAAAGCAAGTTCTGAACCTGTTACTGTATAA
- a CDS encoding ATP-binding protein produces MEKEKVFQQLFSMSFTPMLVMNMDGDIQILNEACCHLFKTTEERLLSCNVFEEPNRFFIEKHEVEPLRKQEEEVVLLKKKVDQQFPMHIHIQRTEEDIPLLVVQWKEFSSSIEKQEEVIRKMKQYKQFVQQSQDAFIVTREGRIQYLNPAGVKLLGGEKKEEYIGRPWLHFIHPEHLEIVKERMVQLMNGMSVRPRVDVKLLTKKGVVIIESSATKIKFEGQDAIQYIIRDVTDRKKYDEMASKSEKLTMVSKLAAGVAHEIRNPMTAIKGFIQLLKASKQYNEEYNDIMLEELNRVESIIQEFLTLAKPKIENSYHPKSLNQIIRHVTLLLDTHANYKNCRIINEISDEITIFCEENALKQVFINLIQNALESMSKGTVKVTVEKRNEYGMVIIEDEGCGIDEQSLARLGEPFYSTKQTGTGLGLMISYRIIEQHQGHISFASKVGVGTKVEIALPYIKEPVNIS; encoded by the coding sequence ATGGAAAAGGAAAAAGTATTTCAACAGCTATTTTCAATGTCATTTACACCAATGCTCGTAATGAATATGGATGGAGATATTCAAATTTTAAATGAAGCGTGCTGCCACCTTTTTAAAACGACGGAGGAACGACTTCTTTCCTGTAATGTATTTGAAGAGCCAAATCGCTTCTTTATTGAAAAGCATGAAGTGGAACCGTTAAGAAAGCAAGAGGAAGAAGTTGTTTTACTTAAGAAAAAAGTAGATCAGCAGTTTCCGATGCACATCCATATTCAGCGCACGGAAGAGGATATTCCGCTCTTAGTTGTTCAGTGGAAAGAGTTTTCCTCAAGTATTGAAAAGCAAGAGGAAGTCATTCGGAAAATGAAGCAATATAAGCAGTTTGTCCAGCAAAGCCAAGATGCATTTATTGTAACAAGAGAAGGCAGAATTCAATACTTGAATCCCGCTGGTGTTAAACTTCTTGGCGGTGAGAAAAAAGAAGAGTATATCGGGCGTCCTTGGCTTCATTTTATTCACCCCGAACATTTGGAAATCGTAAAAGAACGAATGGTTCAGCTGATGAATGGAATGTCCGTGAGGCCGCGTGTTGATGTGAAACTATTGACTAAAAAAGGAGTCGTCATTATTGAATCTTCGGCAACCAAAATTAAGTTTGAAGGACAGGATGCCATTCAGTATATTATTCGCGACGTAACGGATCGAAAAAAATATGATGAAATGGCAAGCAAATCTGAAAAGCTTACAATGGTGAGCAAGTTAGCGGCAGGAGTAGCACATGAAATTCGTAATCCAATGACGGCGATTAAAGGGTTTATTCAGCTGTTAAAAGCATCGAAACAGTATAACGAAGAATACAATGATATTATGCTTGAAGAATTGAATCGCGTCGAATCCATTATTCAAGAATTTTTAACGCTGGCCAAGCCTAAAATTGAAAATTCATACCACCCCAAAAGTCTCAATCAAATCATACGTCACGTGACATTACTATTAGATACACACGCCAATTATAAAAATTGTCGTATTATTAATGAGATTAGTGATGAGATTACAATCTTTTGTGAAGAAAATGCGCTTAAACAAGTTTTTATTAATTTAATTCAAAATGCGCTTGAGTCAATGAGCAAAGGTACAGTTAAAGTCACCGTTGAGAAAAGAAATGAATACGGCATGGTCATTATCGAGGATGAAGGCTGTGGAATTGATGAGCAATCTTTAGCTCGGCTAGGTGAACCGTTTTATTCCACTAAACAAACAGGAACGGGGCTAGGGTTAATGATTAGCTACCGAATAATCGAACAGCATCAAGGGCATATTTCATTTGCGAGTAAAGTAGGAGTAGGAACAAAAGTAGAAATTGCTCTTCCGTACATTAAAGAACCAGTGAACATTTCATAG
- a CDS encoding YjcZ family sporulation protein, with amino-acid sequence MYNYDCYDPCHHGGYHHLYDTCHYPIGGYHHYGTGQSFTLIVVLFILLIIIGCTCFC; translated from the coding sequence ATGTATAACTACGATTGTTATGATCCATGCCACCATGGAGGCTATCACCACTTATATGATACTTGTCACTATCCGATTGGTGGTTATCATCATTACGGAACGGGTCAGTCATTTACACTAATTGTTGTGCTGTTTATTTTATTAATCATCATTGGCTGCACCTGTTTTTGCTGA